The following is a genomic window from Opitutus sp. ER46.
GCCAGCAGATAGTCCGTCGTGTCGAACCACTCGATAAACGAGGCGTCCGCCTGCAGCTGCCGGAATCGCGGCAACAGCGCCAGCACGTCCGGCCGGCCCAGCCCGCTCGCCAGCAGCAGAAGCCGCGGATGCCGTTCGAGAAACTGGGTCAGCTCCGCCACCGGCACGGGCCGGATCGCCACCGCATGGTGCTCATGGCGTTCATCGATCAACCGGATCGTCACCACCAGCCGCAACCCGCGGCGCGCCAACTCCGGCAGCAACGAGTCCACCGCCGCCGAATTCAGCCCGTACCCATGATACGCCGGCAGCAGCCGCACCGCCCGCACCCGCGGATCCGCCGCCACGTCCGCGACCCGCTCCCGCCAGTTGCCCAACGCCGGGTTGATCACGGGCACCGGATGCAGCCCCGTCACGCGCCGGGTGTCCCGCAGCAGCGCGCGATTCGCCGGCCCCGGCTCCGGCGCAAAGACCGCGTCCACCGGCGAGACCAGCGCGTCCGCGATCCCGTGACGCCGCAAATGCGCCGCCAGCGTCTTGGCGGAGAACGCCGGCTGGAAGGTGAATGGCCACCGGCCGATCCACGTGTTGGCATCAAAGAGCTTCATGGCAGCCGGAGAAGTTCGCGGGCATTGTCGTGCAGGATTCGCCGCTGCTCCGCCGCGCTGAGCGCCGAGCCCGTCACGCGCGCGATCGCCACCGCAAAGTCGCGCACCGGCACGTCGGACCCGTAAAGGATCCGCCCTGCGCCGAGCTGCTCGACTGCATACTCCACGATCCCGGACTCCGGCGCCGCGCCCGACGTGTCCACCCAGACATTCGGCAGGGACTTCACGGCCAGGACGCCCCGCACGCCGCAACCGGTGAGATGCGCCATGATGATGCGGACCTCCGGATGCCGGCGCGCCAGCGTCGCCACATCCTCCGGGTCGGTGTGAAAGCGCCGCTGCCGGATCTTGGTCATGCTCCAGGCGTGCTGCAGCACCACCAGGTCGTGCTCCGCCGCCGCCGCCATCACCGGCCGCATGCACGCGTCGCGCGCGTTGTTGGCGATCTCGAGCTTGATCCCGCGAAAACCAAGCGCGCGACAGCGCTCCACTTCGCGCCGCACTGCCCGCTCCCCGAGCACCGGGTTCAAATAGCAGAAGCCTGTGACGAACCCGGGATACGCCTGCATCAGCCAGGCGGTGTCATCGTTGACCCGCCGGACCTGCGCCTCATTTGGCAACCGTCCGTCGACGAGCACATCGCCCAACGCCACGAGGTGCACGATGCCCAGCGCCTTCGCCCGGGCGATCACGCCACCGACTTCCGCGCGACCGCAGAAGTTTTCCTGCATGATGGGGTGCGTGTGAACGTCGATGATGCGCATCAGGAACGGTCGCCAACTCTGCCGCCCCCTCCCGCAACGTCAACCGCCGAGTAACTCTCTGGTTACCTACCTTGGTTTCTTTCTCTTCCTCTTACTCTTCCTCTCGAGCAGTTTTCGCTCCGCGAAAACTGAGTAGGGTCGGTTCTCGTTCTCGTGAAGTCATCTCGCCCACCCCAGTCGCAGCCTCTCCCTTTCCGCCCACTTTCACTCTCACTTTCACTCTCACTCCGGGCGCCCCGCGCCCGGCCACTCTCACTTTCACTCCGGGCGCCCCCGCGCCCGGTCACTCCGGGCGCGCTCTGGCGCCCGGCCACCCCGACGGCTTGCTCCCCGTCTGCCGCCTGAACCAGCGCGCGAAGTACGCCTGGTCCGGCAGCCCCACGGCCGCGGCCGTTGCCGACACACTGTGCCCTCCCGCGAGTAGTTCTTTCGCCCGCTCCAGCCGCCGTCGCGCCCGGAACTGCCCGAGCGACAACCCCGTCTCCTCCTTCACCAACCGGTTCAGGTGGTCGCGCTGGTAGCCGCTCCTCCGCACCATCTCAGTGAGCGATCCGTCCAGGCTCACGTCCTCCAGCAGCTTCCGAATCGCCCACGAGGGGCGCCGCGCCGCCGGCATCGGCGTCGCCAGCCAGCCCGCCGCCCGCAAGCACAACAGCAGCGTCTGCAACACGATCGGCGCGCCTTCCCAGTGCACCGCCTCCCCCTGCGTCGCCTGCAGCCGCATCAGCCGCGCGATGTCGTCGCGGATCTGCGACAGCGCCGAGCGCTGCAGACTGCACACCGCCAGCGGATGCCGCCGCGCACCTTTCAGCCGGAAATTGATCATCAGGCAGAGCGGCGCCCGCCGCTCCGACGCCTGAAACGCATGCGAGATCCCCGGCGGCAGCAGGATCAGCGTCCCCGGCTCCACGTGCGCCTCCGTTTCCCCCAGCACCTGCCGGCCCTTGCTGCTCAGGTACAGAAGCGCCTGAGAATACCGGTGCTGATGCGGCTGGATCGACGCGTGCTCCGGCAGGTGCCGGTGCAGCGCGAACGCCGTCACCGCCAGCCCGGGGATCCGGATCGCAGGTTCATGAATGAGCAGGGAGCGGAAGCGGCGCATCGGGTTGCACTTCCTTGATGCCGAATTTGTCCAAATTTGCACCGAGAAAATCCTCACGCCTTCCGCCCGGTTCGAGGTACACTGTGCCCATGTCCGACACCCCCGCCCCTGTCGTTCTCGTCACCGGCGCCAGCCGCGGGCTCGGCCGCGGTATCGCCTGCCAGCTCGCCGCCGAGGGCTGCTCCGTCGCGATCAATTACGCCGGCAACCTCGCCGCCGCCGAGGAGACCGTCGCCCTCTGTCGCGCCGCCGCCCCCAACCCCGCCCAGCGCTTCATCCCGATCCAGGCCGACATCGGCTCCGGCGCCGACCGCGCCCGCCTGGTCGCCGAAACCTGCCGCCACTTCGGTCGCATCGACGCGCTCGTCAACAATGCCGGCATCGCCCCCAAGGTCCGCGCCGACATCACCGAGGCCCGCGAGGAGGACTTCGAGAGCCTCCTCCACACCAACCTCGTCGGCCCTCATTTTCTGACCCAGGTCGTGGCGAACTACTGGCTCAAGGAAAAGCCCGCCCCCCGGCTTCCCGGCGGCTTCAAAGTCGTCTTCGTCACCTCCGTCTCCGCCGACACCGCCTCCATCAATCGCGGTGACTACTGCATCTCCAAGGCCGGCCTCGCCATGTCCGCCCACCTCTGGGCCGTCCGCCTCGCCGCCGACAACATCCAGGTCGTCGAACTCCGTCCTGGAATTATGGCGACTGACATGACCGCCGGCGTGCGGGGCAAATACGACGAACTCCTCGCCACCGGCCTCGTGCCGCAGCGCCGCTGGGGCACCGCCGAGGATGTCGGCCGCGCCGTTCGCGCCGTCATTGCCGGCCACTTCAACTTCTCCACCGGCTCCGTCATCTCGATCGATGGCGGCCTCCACCTCCGGCGTCTTTAGCCCGCCCCACCGGCGCGACGTCTCAGCCGCTCCCGCCGGCCGCTCCGACCAACCCGATCTTCCCCGACCGCCGCTTCATCTTTTCCGCGTCCGCGTCCCGCCTCCGCCATGATCCGCATCGACACCTCCCTCACCCCTGAATCCCTGCGCGCTGACGTCCAGCGCGTGTTCGACGCTTCCGCCCGCAAGATCGTCTCCCTCCAGCGCGCCTGGGATCCCGCCCAGGGCACGCCCGTCGTCACCGTCGACGGCAGGTACACCTCGCGCGGCTGGACCGAGTGGACGCAGGGTTTCCAATTCGGCGCCGCGATTCTCCAGTTCGCCGCCACCGGCGACCGCAAGATGCTCGCGCTCGGCCGCGAGGGCACCCAGCGCTACATGGCGTCCCACGTCAGCCACATCGGCGTCCACGACCACGGCTTCAACAACGTCTCCACCTACGGCACCCTCCACCAGCTCGCCCGCGCCGGCCGCTTCGATTGCAGCGAAGGCGAACTCAGCTTCTACGAGCTCGCGCTCAAGCTCTCGGGCGCCATCCAGGCGTCCCGCTGGACCGATCTGCCCGAGGGCCAGGGCTACATCTACTCCTTCAACGGCCCGCACTCGCTGTTCGCCGACACCATCCGCTCCCTCCGCGCCCTCGCCCTCTCACACCGCTTCGGCCACTGTCTCATGGGCGAACGTGACCGCCGGATTTCCCTCCTGCAGCGACTCATCCAACACGCCGACACCACCGCCCGCTACAACGTGTACTTCGGCACTGGCCGCGACGCCTATGACCTCCGCGGCCGCGTCGCCCACGAGTCCATCTTCAACCTGAACGACGGCTCCTACCGCTGCCCCAGCACCCAGCAGGGCTACTCGCCTTTCTCCACCTGGACCCGCGGCCTCGCCTGGATCATCTGCGGCTACGCCGAGCAGCTTGCCTTCCTCAACGCCCTGCCCGGCGCCGAGCTCAAACCTTTCGGCGGCAAGGCGTCCGTCATCGACCGCTTCCTCTGGGCCGCGACCGCCGCCGCCGACTTCTACCTCGAGCAGACGCCCACCGATGGCATCCCGTATTGGGACACCGGGGCGCCGAACCTCCACCGCCTTGGCGACTACCTCGCCCGCCCCGCCGAACCGTTCAACGATTTCGAGCCGGTCGACAGCTCCGCCGCCGCCATTGCCGCGCAAGGACTCCTCCGCCTCGGCCGCTTCCTGCAGGGCCAGGGCCGCCGCCGTGCCGGCGATCGCTACTTCACCGCCGGGCTCACCGTCGCCCGCACGCTCTGCCAGGAACCCTACCTCTCCACCTCGCCAAAACACCAGGGGCTGCTCCTTCACACCGTCTATCACCGCCCCAACGGCTGGGATCGCATTCCCGCCGGTCGCAAGGTCCCGTGCGGCGAGGCGTGCATGTGGGGCGATTACCACCTGCGCGAACTCGCGTACTACCTGCAGCAGCTCGCCGACGGGAAGGACTACACCTTCTTCGGCGCCTGAGCTCCGCCCCTCTGCTCGGCCGCCGTCTCTCTCCCGCGCGGTCACTCCTCCCTTCACCTCTCCCCGGCGTCCATGAACTCCCCGTCGCTCGACCGCCTCTGCATTCACTCGATCACCACGAAGCCGTGGTCGCTCTACGAGGCCGTGCCCCGCTACGCCGCCGTCGGCGTCAAGGGCATCACCGTTTGGCGGCAGGCACTCGAGGGCCGCGACCCGCGCGGCGCCGGCGCGTTCATCCGCGACCACGGGCTCTCGATCGTCTCGCTTTGCCGCGGCGGCTTCTTCCCCGCGCTCACGCCGGCCGACCGGCTCAAGGCCATCGATGAGAACCGCCGCTGCATCGACGAGGCCGCCGCCCTCGGCGCCCCGCTCATCGTGCTCGTCTGCGGCGCGGTCCCCGGCCAATCCCTCGACGAATCACGCCGGCAGATCACCGAGGGCATCGCCGCCGTCCTTCCCCATGCCGCCGCCGCCGGCGTGAAGCTCGCCATCGAGCCGCTGCATCCCATGTACGCTGCCGATCGCTCCGCCGTGAACACCATGGCCCAGGCCCGCGCCATGTGCACCGCCCTCAACTCCCCGTGGGTTGGCATCGCCGTCGATGTCTACCACGTCTGGTGGGATCCCGACCTCGAGGCCGAGATCAAGCTCGCCGGCCGCAACGGCACGCTCGCCGCCTTCCACGTCTGCGACTGGGTGTTCCCGTTCGCCGACATGCTCAACGACCGCGGCCTCATGGGTGAGGGCTGCATCGACATCCGCACGATCCGCGGCTGGGTCGAGGCCGCCGGGTTCACCGGCTTCAACGAGGTCGAGATCTTCTCCAACCGCCTCTGGCAAACGGACCAGACCGACTTCCTCCTCCGCATCAAGCAGGCCTACCTCAACTGCACCTGAACCCCTCCCCGGCTCCTCTCGTCCCGCAACTTCTTCTCCCTTCCATGAAACAACACCATGTCGGCATCATCATGAACGGCGTGACCGGCCGGATGGGCACGAATCAGCACCTGATCCGTTCCATCCTCGCCATCCGCAAAGAGGGCGGCGTGAAACTCGCCAACGGCGACGTCATCGTCCCCGACCCCATCCTCGTCGGTCGCAACGCCGACAAGCTCCAGCAGCTCGCCCGCACCCACGATGTCTCCCGGTTCACCACCGATCTCAGCGCCGCGCTGAAGGACCCGTCCAACCAGATCTATTTCGACTCGCAGACCACCGACCGCCGCGCCACCGCCGTCCGCCAGGCCATCGCCGCCCGCAAGGCCATCTATTGCGAGAAGCCGACCGCCGTGGACGTCGACACCGCCCTCGCCCTCTTCCGCGAGTGCCAGGCCGCCGGCCTCAAGAACGGCGTCGTCCAGGACAAGCTCTGGCTCCCCGGCCTGCGCAAGCTGAAGCTCCTGATCGACTCCGGCTTCTTCGGCAAAATCCTCTCCGTCCGCGGCGAGTTCGGCTACTGGGTCTTCGAGGGCGACCTCCAGCCCGCCCAGCGCCCGTCGTGGAACTACCGCAAGGAGGATGGCGGCGGCATCGTCATCGATATGCTCTGCCACTGGCGCTACGTGATCGACAATCTGTTCGGCAACGTCACCGCCGTCTCCTGCCTCGCCGCCACGCACGTGCCCGAGCGCATCGACGAACGCGGCCAGCGCTACGCCTGCACCGCCGACGACTCCGCCTACGCCACCTTCGAGACCGATCAGGGAATCCTCCTGCATTTCAACAGCTCCTGGTGCGTCCGCGTCCGCCGCGACGATCTCCTCACGCTCCAAGTCGATGGCACCAAGGGTTCCGCCGTCGCCGGCCTGCGCGAGTGCTGGACGCAGCGCGCCGAGACCACCCCGCGCCCGATCTGGAATCCCGACGTCCCGCAGCCGATCGACTTCTACGCCGGCTGGCAGAAGGTCCCCGACCCGATGCCCTACGACAACGCGTTCAAGGTCCAGTGGGAGATGTTCCTCAAGCACGTCGTCGCCGACGAGCCGTTCCGCTGGAGCCTCCTCGAAGGCGCCAAGGGCGTGCAGCTCGCCGAGCTCGGCCTCGAGTCGTCCGCCAAGCGCCAGTGGGTGAAGCTCCCTCCGCTCGGCTAATGTAGAATGCAGAATGAAGAATGTAGAATGTCCGGAACCGCAGCTCCCCCACTAAGGATCGAGACATTCCAAATTCTGCATTCGCCATTCTGCATTAGCGAAGCGTCAGCATTAGCCGTTACGCGCGCTTAGCGCGCGTAACGGCGAAAAGCATCACCCCGACCAGCAACAGTCCGGCGGCGGAGACCTGGAAGATCAGGCCGAGATCGACCTTCGCGTCCTTCAACCAACCGCCCACGTAGATCATCAGGCCGCCCATCGAGACGCTCACGAAGTTGAGCAGCCCGTAGCCCGTCGCGCTGTACCGTTCGTCGACGATCGTCCGCGTGATCGGCATCAGGTTCGCATCGAAGAATCCGCGGCCGAGGCCGTACACCACGAGCCCCGCCACGGCCAACAGCAGCGTCCCGCCGTTGATGCCCAGAAAGAGCGCCGGGCCCACCACGCAGAAACCGATCGCCGGCACGAGCGCGCGTGCCCTCGGCTGCGATCGGCTCCATCGGTCCGCCCAGATGCCCCCCAGCAGCACGCCGAGGAATGACGCCACCTGGATGTAGCCCGTCGCCGTCATGCCCGCCGCCCCAAGCCCGAGCTGGAAGTGTTCCCGCAGATACGTCGGCAGCCAGCCGTAGATGCCCCAGTTCGCCACGCCCACGAGCGCGTTTACCCCGAGCAGGATCAGGAACGCAGGGTGCCGCACCAACTCGCCCAACGCGCGTCCGAGACCGGGCGTGCCCGCGTCGACCACGACTTCGCCGCCACGCTTCGCCGCGGCCGGCGGCACGTCGCGCACGATCCAAAGACACACCAGCGCGTAGCCGATGCCGAAGAGGCCAAAACCGTAAAACCCGATCCGCCAGCCCCAGTGCTCTGCGATCACGCCGCCCACTCCACCCAGCGCCGCCCCGGCGTACACGCCGCTCATGTGCAGCCCCGTCGCCAAAGACCGGGTACGGCCAGGATGCAGGTCCGAGATCAGCGCCAGCGCCGCCGGGATGTAACACGCCTCGCTCAGCCCCATCACCGCGCGCGAAATCAGCATGCCTTGCAGCGAATGCATGTGCCCGGTCGCCCACGTGACCGCCGACCAGATGAACACGCTCGCCACGATCACCCACCGCCGGCTGAACCGGTCCGCCAGGTAGCCGCCGAACGGGCTGAACACGCCGTATGTCCAGAGAAACACCGAGGTCAGCAGCCCGAACTGCGCATCCGTCATCGCGATGTCCGCTTTGATCGGATCACGCATCGTCGTGATCATCAGCCGATCGAGGTAGTTCAGCAGCGCCACCACCCACAACACCGCCACCGTGAGCCACGCTTTCGTCAGCGGGCCCGATCGTTCTTCGGTCATTTTGATTCTCCTATTGGGTTGCCCACACCGCCGGCGAACGCACTCCCGGCTTCGCCTCCCCGCCCGGGATCACCACACGTCCGCGCCACATCGTGGCGGTCGTCGTCACCAGCGAAAAGGGTACGTCCGCCTCACGCGTCCACGCGTTGCGCGCGGGATCGTACGCCAGCACGTCGCGGGGAAAGCCTTTGTGGTCCGTCGGCTTCACTCCGACCTGCGCCCCGTCGTCCCCGCCGATCACCCACAGCCGTCCGTCCACGAGCGGCGCCGGACTCGGCGCGGCCACCGCCGCGCGCGGCAGGTCCGCCAGCCGCTGCCAGCCGTCCTGCTCGCGATACCGCCACGCGTCCCGCAGCCACTCGCGACGCGTCTTGCCCGCGCCGTCCGGTACGAGCTGCGCGCCGCCGAAGACATAAAACGCATCCTCGCCCGCCCCGGCCACCGCCAGCATCCGCTCCGCGCCGGGAAAGGCCGGCAACGCGCGCCAGCCGTGCGCGACGTCGTCCAAGTTGAGGACATATGCGCCGCGCTCCGCCACCGTCGCATCCGGCCGGGCCAACCCGCCCATCACGTACACGCGCCGCCCCATGCGTGCGCCCGCGGCCATCGCCAGCGGACGCGGCAGCTTGGGCCAGGATGTGAAGCGCGCTTCGCCGTTCACAAGCTGCAGGAGCCACACGTCATCAAAGTTCCGCCGCGCGTCCCCGCCGCCAACCAGCAGCACGCCGTCATCGACGTTCACCGCCACGCCGTAGCCGCCCGCTGTGGGCAACCGGCCGGCTTTACGCCATGCCGCCTGAGGCGCCTCCAGCACGAAGACACTGTCGTACCAAGTCTTCGTCCCGTTCTCCCACGGCGGCCGGTCCGGAAAGTTCGCCCCTCCCGCCACGAGCAGGCAGTCACCGCTCACGCCCGCGTAGCTGCCGGCAAAGCCGATCGCATCCGGCACCGGCGGCAGCGCCACCCACTGGGGAGAGGTCGCCCCCGTCTCCGCCGCGGCCCCGAGCCCGGCAGTCACCGTCGCGGCAATCAGGGTCATGGCGGCGCGTAACGTCACTTGCTCGCGTAGTCGAAGAAGCCCACGGCCCGCAGCCCGGCCTCGAGCCGCTTCTCCTGTTCCGGAGTGAGCGACCGCAACGGCAACCGCACCGGCCCGCAGTCGAGCCCGATCATCTTCATGATCGCTTTTCCCGCCGGGAGCCCGCCCGCGCCGTTCATCACGTCGATGAACGCCTGCGCTTTCGCCTGCTCGCGCTTCGCGGTCGCCAGGTCGCCCGCGCGGAACGCCTCGATCACGCGCCGGTACAGCGGCGCCGCGTAATTGTAGGTGCTGCCCACCGCGCCGGTCGCCCCGAGTTCGAGCCCCGACAACAGGATTTCATCGCGGCCGAACAACACTTCAAACCGCTCCTGCTGAAAGGCCTTCGCCGCTCGAAAATCCGCCAAGTCCTCGTAGGTGAACTTCACCCCCGCCAGCGTCGGAATCCGGTCCGCCGCCCGCGCCAGGAACTCCGCCGCCGGCACGGTCACGTGCGTCATCGACGGCATGTAATAGTAGAAGAACGGCAGCTTCGGCGCCGCCGCCGCGACTTCACCACACCACGCGACGAGTTCATTCGCCCCGGGTTTGAAGAAGCACGGCGCCACGGTCGCGATCGCGTCCGCTCCTTTGGCCTGCGCATGCGCGGCCAGCGCGCGAGCATCGCCCAAGGCAAGATGCCCCACGTGCACGATCACCTTCAGCCCCGGCTGGCGCGCCTTCAGCCACGCCTCCGCGATGCTCATGCGCTCCGTACTCGTCATCGACGCTCCCTCTCCGGTCGTGCCGCAGATGAACGCGCCGGAGACACCATTGCGGGCCAGCAGCGCAGCCTGTTGGGGAATCATGTCGAGGTTCACCTCGCCATTGGCGCGAAACGCCGTGAACGGGGCCGCCGTCAGCCCGGGAAGTCGAAAATTCATAGGGTACGCGTCCCATCCTCCCCCGTCCCTCCCCCCTCTCAAGCCCCCGCAAGTGGCACCAAGAGAATACCTCTCGCCGCCAACCTCTTTCTCATTCTCTTCCTCTTACTCTTTCTCCCGAGGGATTGAGCAGTTTTCGCGGAGCGGAAACTGGAGAGAAAGAGAAAGAGTATGAGTAAGAGAAAGATCCTCCCGCCACTCCCCGCGCCTCGCGCTCGGCTTTCCCACTTTCACTCTCACTCCGGGCGCGTCGCGCCCGGCCATTCGGCCACCCACACCCCGTCTGAATCCACTTGCCGCATCCCGGCTCCCCCGCCCTTGTTTAACGGCTTAACCCCGCCCCACCAAACGCCACCCTCCGCCCCTGTCGCCGCCCCGCTCATGACCCCGCACGTCACGATGAAGACCATCGCCGCTCAGGCGGGCGTCACCCAGGCCACCGTCTCGATGAGCCTGGCCAAAAACCCGCGCATCCCGGCCACCACCCGCGAGCGCATCCAGGCCATCGCGCAGCGACTCGGCTACCAGCCCAATCCCTACCTTTCCACCCTCATGCGCGTGCGGCGGCACGGCAAAGTCCTCAGCGAACGCCCCGTCCTCGCCCTCGTCTCCGGCCAGCCCACTGCCGACGGCTGGCGCAACCACCCGGCCCCCACCATCCGCCAGATGCGCGAGGGCGCCCTCGAACGCGCCGCCGCCCGCGGTTTTCGCGCCCAGGATTTCTGGCTCCGCCGCGACGGCATGTCCGACGAGCGTTTCTCCGAGATGCTCCACGCCCGCGGCATCGAGGGCGTCCTCCTCAGCCCCCCCGCCGAGGGCGCACGTCCGCCGCAGCTGAAATGGGAGTACTTCTCCGCCGTCAGCCTCAGCGTCCCGCTGCCCAACCTCACCCTCGCGACCGTCTGCAACGACCACTACTTTTCCAGCCTCCAGGTCGCCCGCGAGTGCCACGCCCGCGGCTACCGCCGCCCCGGCTTGATCCTGCTCGAGTTTCACCAGCAGCGGTTCCAGGGACGCTGGGAGGCCGGCGTCCTCATGGCCGGACAAATGCTCCCCGACCTTCACGTCGCCCCACCGCTCTATCTCACCGATCGCAACGATCCCGCGCCGCTCACGCGCTGGCTCAAGGCCGAGCGCCCCGACGTCATCATCACCCCTTCAGTCGAGACCGTCCCCGTCCTGCTCCCCACGCTTGCCCGTCTGCGCCGCCGCGTCCCGGAAAGCATCGGGCTCGCCGTCCTCGCCGTCCCCTCCCTCGGCTCCCCCATCTCCGGCATCTTTCAGAACGGAGCCCGAATCGGCGCCACCGCGATCGACACCCTCGTCAGCCTCATCGAGCGCCACGAACACGGACTCCCCTCGCAAGCCTCGACCGTCATGGTCGAGGGCCAGTGGAACGAGGGCACCTCGCTGCGCCCCCACCCCTGATCAGCGCGCAGCGCCTCTTTCTCTTACTCATACTCTTCCTCTTTCTCTCAACGAATTGAGCAGTTTTCGCTCCGCGAAAACTGAAGAGAAAGACCTCGAAGCAGCGGGATCAGCCCTCCTCGCTTAACCATGTAAACGCTCCCCCGCTGGCTCGGCGTTTCTGCGCGCTCGATTCTCGGCGTGACGCCTCCCTCGCAACCCCTCCAGTCCCCTCCCGTCCCGCGCTCACTCCGTCATTCGTCGTCGCACCCATGCGCCCCCCCTCGCTCGCCCGCTTTGTCGCCGCCCTCTTCTCTGCTTCCCTCGTCGCCCTCACCTCGACCGGCACGCCCACCCCCGCCTCCGCCCCCGTCCCCGCCGCCACCCGGCTCACGCTCAATTTCAATCCTGACTGGCGCTTCCTCCAGGCCGACGCTCCCGGCGCCGAGGCGCCCGCCTTCGACGACCGCGCCTGGGTGCTCGTATCCGCGCCCCACACATTCAACGACGTCGACACGTTCGACAACTGGTCCACTCCCGGCCACCGCGGCGAACAGCTCCAATGGAGCGGCCTCTCCTGGTACCGGAAATCCTTCACTGCGCCCGCCGCATGGATGGGTCGTCGCGTCGTCATCGAGTTCGAGGCCGTCCGCCAGATCGCCGAGGTGTTCTGCAACGGCCACCGGCTCGGCGCCGCCCGCAGCGGCTTCACCCCGTTCGGCTTCG
Proteins encoded in this region:
- a CDS encoding Gfo/Idh/MocA family oxidoreductase; the encoded protein is MKQHHVGIIMNGVTGRMGTNQHLIRSILAIRKEGGVKLANGDVIVPDPILVGRNADKLQQLARTHDVSRFTTDLSAALKDPSNQIYFDSQTTDRRATAVRQAIAARKAIYCEKPTAVDVDTALALFRECQAAGLKNGVVQDKLWLPGLRKLKLLIDSGFFGKILSVRGEFGYWVFEGDLQPAQRPSWNYRKEDGGGIVIDMLCHWRYVIDNLFGNVTAVSCLAATHVPERIDERGQRYACTADDSAYATFETDQGILLHFNSSWCVRVRRDDLLTLQVDGTKGSAVAGLRECWTQRAETTPRPIWNPDVPQPIDFYAGWQKVPDPMPYDNAFKVQWEMFLKHVVADEPFRWSLLEGAKGVQLAELGLESSAKRQWVKLPPLG
- a CDS encoding MFS transporter gives rise to the protein MTEERSGPLTKAWLTVAVLWVVALLNYLDRLMITTMRDPIKADIAMTDAQFGLLTSVFLWTYGVFSPFGGYLADRFSRRWVIVASVFIWSAVTWATGHMHSLQGMLISRAVMGLSEACYIPAALALISDLHPGRTRSLATGLHMSGVYAGAALGGVGGVIAEHWGWRIGFYGFGLFGIGYALVCLWIVRDVPPAAAKRGGEVVVDAGTPGLGRALGELVRHPAFLILLGVNALVGVANWGIYGWLPTYLREHFQLGLGAAGMTATGYIQVASFLGVLLGGIWADRWSRSQPRARALVPAIGFCVVGPALFLGINGGTLLLAVAGLVVYGLGRGFFDANLMPITRTIVDERYSATGYGLLNFVSVSMGGLMIYVGGWLKDAKVDLGLIFQVSAAGLLLVGVMLFAVTRAKRA
- a CDS encoding dihydrodipicolinate synthase family protein, which encodes MNFRLPGLTAAPFTAFRANGEVNLDMIPQQAALLARNGVSGAFICGTTGEGASMTSTERMSIAEAWLKARQPGLKVIVHVGHLALGDARALAAHAQAKGADAIATVAPCFFKPGANELVAWCGEVAAAAPKLPFFYYYMPSMTHVTVPAAEFLARAADRIPTLAGVKFTYEDLADFRAAKAFQQERFEVLFGRDEILLSGLELGATGAVGSTYNYAAPLYRRVIEAFRAGDLATAKREQAKAQAFIDVMNGAGGLPAGKAIMKMIGLDCGPVRLPLRSLTPEQEKRLEAGLRAVGFFDYASK
- a CDS encoding amidohydrolase family protein; its protein translation is MRIIDVHTHPIMQENFCGRAEVGGVIARAKALGIVHLVALGDVLVDGRLPNEAQVRRVNDDTAWLMQAYPGFVTGFCYLNPVLGERAVRREVERCRALGFRGIKLEIANNARDACMRPVMAAAAEHDLVVLQHAWSMTKIRQRRFHTDPEDVATLARRHPEVRIIMAHLTGCGVRGVLAVKSLPNVWVDTSGAAPESGIVEYAVEQLGAGRILYGSDVPVRDFAVAIARVTGSALSAAEQRRILHDNARELLRLP
- a CDS encoding glycosyl hydrolase; amino-acid sequence: MIRIDTSLTPESLRADVQRVFDASARKIVSLQRAWDPAQGTPVVTVDGRYTSRGWTEWTQGFQFGAAILQFAATGDRKMLALGREGTQRYMASHVSHIGVHDHGFNNVSTYGTLHQLARAGRFDCSEGELSFYELALKLSGAIQASRWTDLPEGQGYIYSFNGPHSLFADTIRSLRALALSHRFGHCLMGERDRRISLLQRLIQHADTTARYNVYFGTGRDAYDLRGRVAHESIFNLNDGSYRCPSTQQGYSPFSTWTRGLAWIICGYAEQLAFLNALPGAELKPFGGKASVIDRFLWAATAAADFYLEQTPTDGIPYWDTGAPNLHRLGDYLARPAEPFNDFEPVDSSAAAIAAQGLLRLGRFLQGQGRRRAGDRYFTAGLTVARTLCQEPYLSTSPKHQGLLLHTVYHRPNGWDRIPAGRKVPCGEACMWGDYHLRELAYYLQQLADGKDYTFFGA
- a CDS encoding AraC family transcriptional regulator yields the protein MRRFRSLLIHEPAIRIPGLAVTAFALHRHLPEHASIQPHQHRYSQALLYLSSKGRQVLGETEAHVEPGTLILLPPGISHAFQASERRAPLCLMINFRLKGARRHPLAVCSLQRSALSQIRDDIARLMRLQATQGEAVHWEGAPIVLQTLLLCLRAAGWLATPMPAARRPSWAIRKLLEDVSLDGSLTEMVRRSGYQRDHLNRLVKEETGLSLGQFRARRRLERAKELLAGGHSVSATAAAVGLPDQAYFARWFRRQTGSKPSGWPGARARPE
- a CDS encoding galactose oxidase, with translation MTLIAATVTAGLGAAAETGATSPQWVALPPVPDAIGFAGSYAGVSGDCLLVAGGANFPDRPPWENGTKTWYDSVFVLEAPQAAWRKAGRLPTAGGYGVAVNVDDGVLLVGGGDARRNFDDVWLLQLVNGEARFTSWPKLPRPLAMAAGARMGRRVYVMGGLARPDATVAERGAYVLNLDDVAHGWRALPAFPGAERMLAVAGAGEDAFYVFGGAQLVPDGAGKTRREWLRDAWRYREQDGWQRLADLPRAAVAAPSPAPLVDGRLWVIGGDDGAQVGVKPTDHKGFPRDVLAYDPARNAWTREADVPFSLVTTTATMWRGRVVIPGGEAKPGVRSPAVWATQ
- a CDS encoding 3-ketoacyl-ACP reductase, with translation MSDTPAPVVLVTGASRGLGRGIACQLAAEGCSVAINYAGNLAAAEETVALCRAAAPNPAQRFIPIQADIGSGADRARLVAETCRHFGRIDALVNNAGIAPKVRADITEAREEDFESLLHTNLVGPHFLTQVVANYWLKEKPAPRLPGGFKVVFVTSVSADTASINRGDYCISKAGLAMSAHLWAVRLAADNIQVVELRPGIMATDMTAGVRGKYDELLATGLVPQRRWGTAEDVGRAVRAVIAGHFNFSTGSVISIDGGLHLRRL
- a CDS encoding sugar phosphate isomerase/epimerase family protein, with the translated sequence MNSPSLDRLCIHSITTKPWSLYEAVPRYAAVGVKGITVWRQALEGRDPRGAGAFIRDHGLSIVSLCRGGFFPALTPADRLKAIDENRRCIDEAAALGAPLIVLVCGAVPGQSLDESRRQITEGIAAVLPHAAAAGVKLAIEPLHPMYAADRSAVNTMAQARAMCTALNSPWVGIAVDVYHVWWDPDLEAEIKLAGRNGTLAAFHVCDWVFPFADMLNDRGLMGEGCIDIRTIRGWVEAAGFTGFNEVEIFSNRLWQTDQTDFLLRIKQAYLNCT